In a genomic window of Glycine max cultivar Williams 82 chromosome 13, Glycine_max_v4.0, whole genome shotgun sequence:
- the LOC100796933 gene encoding two-component response regulator-like APRR7 isoform X1, whose product MTRVVQMSVDGDGKELRELNQCLRDGKKIAGGERGLYEGDEVKCNGVAEEVKIGKGGIVESSSVQQHIPQPQGAIICWERFLHIRSLKVLLVEYDDSTRHVVTALLRNCSYEVIDAANGLQAWKILEDLTNHIDLILTEVAMPGLSGIGLLYKIMGHKTRKNIPVVMMSSHDSMGLVFKCLSKGAVDFLVKPIRKNELKNLWQHVWRRCHSSSGSGSESGTQTQKSVKSKSLEKFDNNSGSNGEDDNGSIGLNNGDGSDNGSGTQSSWTKHAVEVDSPKPVSHWDKIAECPDSTCAQVVHSNAEIGENKVVPLAAKECPEQKEQLVKTAGSKHSNAPDVGPSKFNDQINRGQLDLNCENQSSKLRCKGLSLSDAITSTSDSQMHSGGFEALYKKPKSSDIENKDTNNDEELPSLELSLKRLRGVEDAGIAIQDDRNVLRRSDQSAFSRYNAALNPKKSPTGCVGSNSPHNNSLEVTKKDSSHDIQSHSSGNPPNQNSNGASNNIDMGSTTNNAYAKSAVISEPAVASTTKCLYQTSAYQPEKNNLVCTSQQVVLHNTEDTTATMLAPPKLDRHKDSAAPDFHLHCENHNCIADNMKHQLPPDHDAESIKKMATAAPHCGSSNAVEVLVEGNVGNHSINRSASGSNNGSNGQNGSSTAVNAGGTNMKSNNGLTGNSGSGDASGSVSANRVDQNKTSQREAALTKFRQKRKERRERCFHKKVRYQSRKRLAEQRPRFRGQFVRQSSNENASEATTDS is encoded by the exons ATGACAAGGGTTGTCCAGATGAGTGTTGATGGCGACGGCAAAGAGCTGAGAGAACTGAATCAGTGCTTACGAGATGGGAAGAAAATTGCTGGTGGGGAACGTGGTTTATACGAGGGCGATGAAGTGAAATGTAATGGAGTTGCTGAAGAAGTTAAGATTGGAAAGGGGGGGATTGTGGAGTCCTCCTCTGTCCAGCAGCATATACCACAGCCTCAAGGGGCAATAATTTGTTGGGAGAGGTTTTTGCATATTAGATCCCTTAAGGTCTTGCTTGTGGAGTATGATGACTCTACCCGTCATGTTGTCACTGCACTGCTTCGCAATTGTAGTTATGAAG TTATTGACGCAGCAAATGGATTGCAAGCTTGGAAGATATTGGAGGATTTAACCAATCATATTGATCTCATTTTAACTGAGGTGGCAATGCCTGGCTTATCAGGCATTGGTCTACTATACAAGATTATGGGCCACAAAACCCGGAAAAATATTCCAGTAGTTA TGATGTCATCTCATGATTCTATGGGTTTAGTCTTTAAGTGTTTGTCAAAGGGTGCTGTTGACTTTCTAGTTAAACCCATACGGAAGAATGAGCTTAAAAACCTGTGGCAGCATGTTTGGAGAAGATGTCACAGT TCTAGTGGGAGTGGCAGTGAAAGTGGCACACAAACCCAGAAGTCTGTAAAATCAAAGAGTCTTGAGAAGTTTGATAATAATTCTGGAAGCAATGGCGAAGATGATAATGGAAGTATAGGACTGAATAATGGGGATGGAAGTGACAATGGTAGTGGCACTCAG AGCTCATGGACCAAACATGCTGTAGAAGTTGATAGTCCTAAACCAGTTTCCCACTGGGATAAAATAGCTGAGTGCCCTGACAGTACCTGTGCTCAAGTTGTTCACTCCAATGCTGAAATTGGTGAGAACAAGGTGGTTCCTCTAGCTGCGAAGGAGTGTCCAGAACAGAAGGAACAACTTG TCAAAACTGCAGGTTCTAAACATAGCAATGCACCTGATGTCGGCCCCTCTAAATTTAATGATCAAATTAATAGAGGACAACTGGATCTTAATTGTGAAAATCAATCTAGCAAGCTAAGGTGCAAAGGTTTATCACTGTCTGATGCCATTACTAGCACTTCTGATTCTCAGATGCATAGTGGAGGATTTGAAGCCCTGTATAAAAAACCCAAGTCCTCAGATATTGAAAATAAAGACACTAATAATGATGAAGAATTGCCATCTCTTGAGCTCAGTTTAAAGAGGCTTAGAGGAGTTGAAGATGCTGGTATTGCAATTCAGGATGACAGGAATGTTTTAAGACGTTCTGATCAGTCTGCTTTCTCAAG GTACAATGCAGCCTTAAACCCTAAGAAATCTCCCACTGGATGTGTTGGAAGCAATTCTCCTCATAATAATAGCTTAGAAGTTACAAAGAAAGATTCATCTCACGATATTCAATCTCATTCTAGCGGCAATCCTCCTAACCAAAACTCAAATGGTGCTAGCAATAACATTGATATGGGTTCCACTACTAATAATGCTTACGCTAAATCTGCAGTTATAAGTGAGCCAGCAGTAGCATCGACAACCAAATGTTTGTACCAAACATCTGCTTACCAGCCTGAAAAAAACAACCTTGTTTGTACCTCTCAACAAGTTGTCTTACATAATACTGAAGATACGACGGCAACAATGCTGGCACCACCTAAACTAGACAGACATAAAGATTCTGCAGCTCCAGACTTCCATCTCCATTGTGAAAACCATAACTGTATTGCTGACAACATGAAGCACCAGCTGCCACCTGATCATGATGCTGAATCTATAAAGAAAATGGCCACTGCTGCTCCACATTGTGGATCATCAAATGCGGTTGAAGTGCTAGTTGAAGGTAATGTTGGAAACCACAGTATCAATAGAAGTGCCTCAGGCAGCAACAATGGAAGCAATGGACAAAATGGGAGCAGCACGGCGGTTAATGCTGGAGGGACAAACATGAAAAGCAACAATGGACTCACTGGGAATAGTGGCAGTGGTGATGCTAGCGGAAGTGTAAGTGCCAACAGAGTAGATCAAAACAAGACTTCTCAAAGGGAAGCGGCCTTAACTAAATTTCgccaaaagagaaaagagagaagggagaggTGCTTTCATAAAAAG GTTCGATATCAGAGCAGAAAGAGATTAGCTGAACAACGACCTCGATTTCGTGGACAATTTGTTCGACAGTCCTCTAACGAAAATGCAAGTGAGGCAACAACAGATAGCTGA
- the LOC100796933 gene encoding two-component response regulator-like APRR7 isoform X2, whose protein sequence is MSVDGDGKELRELNQCLRDGKKIAGGERGLYEGDEVKCNGVAEEVKIGKGGIVESSSVQQHIPQPQGAIICWERFLHIRSLKVLLVEYDDSTRHVVTALLRNCSYEVIDAANGLQAWKILEDLTNHIDLILTEVAMPGLSGIGLLYKIMGHKTRKNIPVVMMSSHDSMGLVFKCLSKGAVDFLVKPIRKNELKNLWQHVWRRCHSSSGSGSESGTQTQKSVKSKSLEKFDNNSGSNGEDDNGSIGLNNGDGSDNGSGTQSSWTKHAVEVDSPKPVSHWDKIAECPDSTCAQVVHSNAEIGENKVVPLAAKECPEQKEQLVKTAGSKHSNAPDVGPSKFNDQINRGQLDLNCENQSSKLRCKGLSLSDAITSTSDSQMHSGGFEALYKKPKSSDIENKDTNNDEELPSLELSLKRLRGVEDAGIAIQDDRNVLRRSDQSAFSRYNAALNPKKSPTGCVGSNSPHNNSLEVTKKDSSHDIQSHSSGNPPNQNSNGASNNIDMGSTTNNAYAKSAVISEPAVASTTKCLYQTSAYQPEKNNLVCTSQQVVLHNTEDTTATMLAPPKLDRHKDSAAPDFHLHCENHNCIADNMKHQLPPDHDAESIKKMATAAPHCGSSNAVEVLVEGNVGNHSINRSASGSNNGSNGQNGSSTAVNAGGTNMKSNNGLTGNSGSGDASGSVSANRVDQNKTSQREAALTKFRQKRKERRERCFHKKVRYQSRKRLAEQRPRFRGQFVRQSSNENASEATTDS, encoded by the exons ATGAGTGTTGATGGCGACGGCAAAGAGCTGAGAGAACTGAATCAGTGCTTACGAGATGGGAAGAAAATTGCTGGTGGGGAACGTGGTTTATACGAGGGCGATGAAGTGAAATGTAATGGAGTTGCTGAAGAAGTTAAGATTGGAAAGGGGGGGATTGTGGAGTCCTCCTCTGTCCAGCAGCATATACCACAGCCTCAAGGGGCAATAATTTGTTGGGAGAGGTTTTTGCATATTAGATCCCTTAAGGTCTTGCTTGTGGAGTATGATGACTCTACCCGTCATGTTGTCACTGCACTGCTTCGCAATTGTAGTTATGAAG TTATTGACGCAGCAAATGGATTGCAAGCTTGGAAGATATTGGAGGATTTAACCAATCATATTGATCTCATTTTAACTGAGGTGGCAATGCCTGGCTTATCAGGCATTGGTCTACTATACAAGATTATGGGCCACAAAACCCGGAAAAATATTCCAGTAGTTA TGATGTCATCTCATGATTCTATGGGTTTAGTCTTTAAGTGTTTGTCAAAGGGTGCTGTTGACTTTCTAGTTAAACCCATACGGAAGAATGAGCTTAAAAACCTGTGGCAGCATGTTTGGAGAAGATGTCACAGT TCTAGTGGGAGTGGCAGTGAAAGTGGCACACAAACCCAGAAGTCTGTAAAATCAAAGAGTCTTGAGAAGTTTGATAATAATTCTGGAAGCAATGGCGAAGATGATAATGGAAGTATAGGACTGAATAATGGGGATGGAAGTGACAATGGTAGTGGCACTCAG AGCTCATGGACCAAACATGCTGTAGAAGTTGATAGTCCTAAACCAGTTTCCCACTGGGATAAAATAGCTGAGTGCCCTGACAGTACCTGTGCTCAAGTTGTTCACTCCAATGCTGAAATTGGTGAGAACAAGGTGGTTCCTCTAGCTGCGAAGGAGTGTCCAGAACAGAAGGAACAACTTG TCAAAACTGCAGGTTCTAAACATAGCAATGCACCTGATGTCGGCCCCTCTAAATTTAATGATCAAATTAATAGAGGACAACTGGATCTTAATTGTGAAAATCAATCTAGCAAGCTAAGGTGCAAAGGTTTATCACTGTCTGATGCCATTACTAGCACTTCTGATTCTCAGATGCATAGTGGAGGATTTGAAGCCCTGTATAAAAAACCCAAGTCCTCAGATATTGAAAATAAAGACACTAATAATGATGAAGAATTGCCATCTCTTGAGCTCAGTTTAAAGAGGCTTAGAGGAGTTGAAGATGCTGGTATTGCAATTCAGGATGACAGGAATGTTTTAAGACGTTCTGATCAGTCTGCTTTCTCAAG GTACAATGCAGCCTTAAACCCTAAGAAATCTCCCACTGGATGTGTTGGAAGCAATTCTCCTCATAATAATAGCTTAGAAGTTACAAAGAAAGATTCATCTCACGATATTCAATCTCATTCTAGCGGCAATCCTCCTAACCAAAACTCAAATGGTGCTAGCAATAACATTGATATGGGTTCCACTACTAATAATGCTTACGCTAAATCTGCAGTTATAAGTGAGCCAGCAGTAGCATCGACAACCAAATGTTTGTACCAAACATCTGCTTACCAGCCTGAAAAAAACAACCTTGTTTGTACCTCTCAACAAGTTGTCTTACATAATACTGAAGATACGACGGCAACAATGCTGGCACCACCTAAACTAGACAGACATAAAGATTCTGCAGCTCCAGACTTCCATCTCCATTGTGAAAACCATAACTGTATTGCTGACAACATGAAGCACCAGCTGCCACCTGATCATGATGCTGAATCTATAAAGAAAATGGCCACTGCTGCTCCACATTGTGGATCATCAAATGCGGTTGAAGTGCTAGTTGAAGGTAATGTTGGAAACCACAGTATCAATAGAAGTGCCTCAGGCAGCAACAATGGAAGCAATGGACAAAATGGGAGCAGCACGGCGGTTAATGCTGGAGGGACAAACATGAAAAGCAACAATGGACTCACTGGGAATAGTGGCAGTGGTGATGCTAGCGGAAGTGTAAGTGCCAACAGAGTAGATCAAAACAAGACTTCTCAAAGGGAAGCGGCCTTAACTAAATTTCgccaaaagagaaaagagagaagggagaggTGCTTTCATAAAAAG GTTCGATATCAGAGCAGAAAGAGATTAGCTGAACAACGACCTCGATTTCGTGGACAATTTGTTCGACAGTCCTCTAACGAAAATGCAAGTGAGGCAACAACAGATAGCTGA
- the LOC100796933 gene encoding two-component response regulator-like APRR7 isoform X3, whose translation MTRVVQMSVDGDGKELRELNQCLRDGKKIAGGERGLYEGDEVKCNGVAEEVKIGKGGIVESSSVQQHIPQPQGAIICWERFLHIRSLKVLLVEYDDSTRHVVTALLRNCSYEVIDAANGLQAWKILEDLTNHIDLILTEVAMPGLSGIGLLYKIMGHKTRKNIPVVMMSSHDSMGLVFKCLSKGAVDFLVKPIRKNELKNLWQHVWRRCHSSSGSGSESGTQTQKSVKSKSLEKFDNNSGSNGEDDNGSIGLNNGDGSDNGSGTQSSWTKHAVEVDSPKPVSHWDKIAECPDSTCAQVVHSNAEIGENKVVPLAAKECPEQKEQLVKTAGSKHSNAPDVGPSKFNDQINRGQLDLNCENQSSKLRCKGLSLSDAITSTSDSQMHSGGFEALYKKPKSSDIENKDTNNDEELPSLELSLKRLRGVEDAGIAIQDDRNVLRRSDQSAFSRYNAALNPKKSPTGCVGSNSPHNNSLEVTKKDSSHDIQSHSSGNPPNQNSNGASNNIDMGSTTNNAYAKSAVISEPAVASTTKCLYQTSAYQPEKNNLVCTSQQVVLHNTEDTTATMLAPPKLDRHKDSAAPDFHLHCENHNCIADNMKHQLPPDHDAESIKKMATAAPHCGSSNAVEVLVEGNVGNHSINRSASGSNNGSNGQNGSSTAVNAGGTNMKSNNGLTGNSGSGDASGSVSANRVDQNKTSQREAALTKFRQKRKERRERCFHKKVFKEKQIHGAFLTFVVFFMETSSLS comes from the exons ATGACAAGGGTTGTCCAGATGAGTGTTGATGGCGACGGCAAAGAGCTGAGAGAACTGAATCAGTGCTTACGAGATGGGAAGAAAATTGCTGGTGGGGAACGTGGTTTATACGAGGGCGATGAAGTGAAATGTAATGGAGTTGCTGAAGAAGTTAAGATTGGAAAGGGGGGGATTGTGGAGTCCTCCTCTGTCCAGCAGCATATACCACAGCCTCAAGGGGCAATAATTTGTTGGGAGAGGTTTTTGCATATTAGATCCCTTAAGGTCTTGCTTGTGGAGTATGATGACTCTACCCGTCATGTTGTCACTGCACTGCTTCGCAATTGTAGTTATGAAG TTATTGACGCAGCAAATGGATTGCAAGCTTGGAAGATATTGGAGGATTTAACCAATCATATTGATCTCATTTTAACTGAGGTGGCAATGCCTGGCTTATCAGGCATTGGTCTACTATACAAGATTATGGGCCACAAAACCCGGAAAAATATTCCAGTAGTTA TGATGTCATCTCATGATTCTATGGGTTTAGTCTTTAAGTGTTTGTCAAAGGGTGCTGTTGACTTTCTAGTTAAACCCATACGGAAGAATGAGCTTAAAAACCTGTGGCAGCATGTTTGGAGAAGATGTCACAGT TCTAGTGGGAGTGGCAGTGAAAGTGGCACACAAACCCAGAAGTCTGTAAAATCAAAGAGTCTTGAGAAGTTTGATAATAATTCTGGAAGCAATGGCGAAGATGATAATGGAAGTATAGGACTGAATAATGGGGATGGAAGTGACAATGGTAGTGGCACTCAG AGCTCATGGACCAAACATGCTGTAGAAGTTGATAGTCCTAAACCAGTTTCCCACTGGGATAAAATAGCTGAGTGCCCTGACAGTACCTGTGCTCAAGTTGTTCACTCCAATGCTGAAATTGGTGAGAACAAGGTGGTTCCTCTAGCTGCGAAGGAGTGTCCAGAACAGAAGGAACAACTTG TCAAAACTGCAGGTTCTAAACATAGCAATGCACCTGATGTCGGCCCCTCTAAATTTAATGATCAAATTAATAGAGGACAACTGGATCTTAATTGTGAAAATCAATCTAGCAAGCTAAGGTGCAAAGGTTTATCACTGTCTGATGCCATTACTAGCACTTCTGATTCTCAGATGCATAGTGGAGGATTTGAAGCCCTGTATAAAAAACCCAAGTCCTCAGATATTGAAAATAAAGACACTAATAATGATGAAGAATTGCCATCTCTTGAGCTCAGTTTAAAGAGGCTTAGAGGAGTTGAAGATGCTGGTATTGCAATTCAGGATGACAGGAATGTTTTAAGACGTTCTGATCAGTCTGCTTTCTCAAG GTACAATGCAGCCTTAAACCCTAAGAAATCTCCCACTGGATGTGTTGGAAGCAATTCTCCTCATAATAATAGCTTAGAAGTTACAAAGAAAGATTCATCTCACGATATTCAATCTCATTCTAGCGGCAATCCTCCTAACCAAAACTCAAATGGTGCTAGCAATAACATTGATATGGGTTCCACTACTAATAATGCTTACGCTAAATCTGCAGTTATAAGTGAGCCAGCAGTAGCATCGACAACCAAATGTTTGTACCAAACATCTGCTTACCAGCCTGAAAAAAACAACCTTGTTTGTACCTCTCAACAAGTTGTCTTACATAATACTGAAGATACGACGGCAACAATGCTGGCACCACCTAAACTAGACAGACATAAAGATTCTGCAGCTCCAGACTTCCATCTCCATTGTGAAAACCATAACTGTATTGCTGACAACATGAAGCACCAGCTGCCACCTGATCATGATGCTGAATCTATAAAGAAAATGGCCACTGCTGCTCCACATTGTGGATCATCAAATGCGGTTGAAGTGCTAGTTGAAGGTAATGTTGGAAACCACAGTATCAATAGAAGTGCCTCAGGCAGCAACAATGGAAGCAATGGACAAAATGGGAGCAGCACGGCGGTTAATGCTGGAGGGACAAACATGAAAAGCAACAATGGACTCACTGGGAATAGTGGCAGTGGTGATGCTAGCGGAAGTGTAAGTGCCAACAGAGTAGATCAAAACAAGACTTCTCAAAGGGAAGCGGCCTTAACTAAATTTCgccaaaagagaaaagagagaagggagaggTGCTTTCATAAAAAG GTTTTTAAAGAAAAGCAAATCCATGGGGCCTTTTTAACATTTGTAGtcttcttcatggaaacaagtAGCCTAAGCTGA